A stretch of Lysinibacillus agricola DNA encodes these proteins:
- a CDS encoding collagen binding domain-containing protein, with product MQKLKKLNIAIILMLLVFQTVLSPISVFASEDISSTPSEQSEVTEQQADMGQQVDTEQPDTDSGDEESSGNASDTNEEESTNQSPESDIGEEISKDVDEDSEGEETTNDDSVILPLNKEELAAQQIPATLTSFEMKINGKTVENGGFGTELPKDTLANFTIKFSVPMQNDQEEAWGDGSWFEFQLPKSLIDFDEKFNGSRTVDGITYTYTTTDNKVRVELNGMTPESASSQPEELTITFNSEFNNLSDEIEQELEIPAVTGGSDTIKAKFTFLPSTSNKTVSKSEVGTPTPTASGNHEMEWQVWVNEAGKTLNNPKLIDNPTPLAGSPSHEIVANSVNVYQYEVGLNGVKNQTGNGTQVIENGDWGNIESKLTGKYAYKITYKTAVSLDSDKRDGEVKFNNTVTFTNNGQSETSKQATHTITYGKALEKKLVSNTNYKTEWRIDYNHNLLNIGKDNAKITDTITGPHEIDTSSIKVYKMNDATGNVVNEVSQGEEVKTGFTIDGDAKTFTLTFDSAILDAYTIVYDANYNKQDFYETEDGPFKNSVTSGSGKTNNKSYELTENLLEKSHKVDFDKKVITWTIEIKSDNPKKPINNLTLTDTFTADDADGKHELIANSVKLNGTDANYTLIEKGFTITDINVPSGETATITYQTSFAIDDNGVVQNQGYGNKATTKWTSGKETYEKTDTDKYVPDTTTVNNGSKSGKFDYVTQEFTWDVKVNINKKDINGAVLVDTVGDGHKYVRGTIEVLPLTNLGGSDTGGTIGTKPISSDYYDVSDESDKGFTLTFKSLSEEINNKAYVVRYKTMDDDKILGIGSDNKKEEGNVYTNGATFKTNGTQEFTLDSTPVIIDGDVANNLITKNTPTQDAAKELITWTLDVNKSHSDLGKEVTLTDLPGDNLMLLENNIKIAPYTVTPTGITNGAWQTPEQLGLTVTFDTVGGFSIVFPDLINKGYQVQYETVGFGKFKDSLINTATLNYTGQTMANQQTEDKFNGNFNFSSSESSFTSTRGSAKFTKVGIDSATGQFKENLADVTFQLIKKTATNEYIIKTATTNENGEFTFDNVAYNDYFIREVAAPIGYDKMGDYPFKLDEDTTLDRNPDLVMQLVNTTPIVGSACTQFEITINDIDGKSITSGTVTLIDKNGLETAPYTVTNGKVTLPNNFTAGEYTVIHSVEGDLGSVTVKYDGKCKDVIQPAPKCENFTIVVEDEEGNIRTNIKELTLKSDTTEVKISSDASGKFIFESNKNNPENGVKPGEYTVYEGNQFLGTVTLTYKEKCGHEFIVKQLPRCEKFELTVKDVDGNKITDDTTIIVVKDIEEKEIINTTTKTGVIELTDLEPGTYTVEVDGEKIGTFQTNIECEKSVQPAPKCDLFTVTVKDENGNPRPNVSNITIKDKTGATIATNKTTNELGQITIPSENIPSGVYDVYQGDLFIGQITVKYSVNCEAEISAAPACPTFTLTVLTKFGTPNANAKITIKDAKGNIVKGADDNGVLTTSIAGTVVLPDKAIKQGTYYVYEGNSLIGSFTVKDTCSATVKPSSTGGGGDGGGWTPDPEKPVVPEKPTPDPEKPVDPNKPNPDPEKPVDPNKPNPDPEKPVDPEKPTPEPEKPVGPGKPVDPEKPGNSTTDPKNPTNPGKPSVQEVIDQGTNLPPYNSSTTNTNTLDAYKDFLNKYNSLSKEEQAEVAKSLDIDKIKADAEKLEAQLKAKGKLPQTDGANQTALTLIGVALVLGALFLLRRRNTEVK from the coding sequence ATGCAAAAATTAAAAAAATTAAACATAGCAATAATCTTAATGCTACTCGTATTCCAAACCGTACTATCACCGATTTCAGTGTTTGCGAGTGAAGACATTTCTTCAACACCGTCGGAACAATCAGAAGTAACTGAACAACAAGCTGACATGGGACAACAAGTTGACACTGAACAACCTGACACAGATAGCGGGGACGAAGAATCTAGCGGTAATGCTAGTGATACAAATGAAGAGGAAAGTACTAATCAATCTCCTGAAAGCGATATAGGAGAAGAAATAAGTAAAGATGTAGACGAGGATAGTGAAGGTGAAGAAACAACAAATGATGACTCGGTGATATTGCCGTTGAATAAGGAGGAATTAGCTGCTCAACAAATTCCCGCTACTTTAACATCATTTGAAATGAAAATTAATGGTAAAACAGTTGAAAATGGTGGTTTTGGTACAGAGTTACCTAAAGATACATTAGCAAACTTTACTATTAAATTCTCTGTCCCTATGCAAAATGATCAAGAAGAAGCGTGGGGAGACGGTAGCTGGTTTGAATTCCAATTACCAAAATCATTAATTGACTTTGATGAAAAATTTAATGGTAGTAGAACAGTTGACGGTATCACATATACTTATACAACTACTGATAATAAAGTACGTGTAGAGTTAAATGGTATGACACCAGAATCAGCGAGTTCTCAACCAGAAGAATTGACAATTACATTCAATTCTGAATTTAATAATCTATCTGATGAAATTGAGCAAGAACTGGAAATTCCAGCAGTCACTGGTGGTAGTGATACAATTAAAGCTAAATTTACTTTCTTGCCATCAACTAGCAATAAAACAGTAAGCAAGTCAGAAGTAGGTACTCCTACACCAACAGCAAGCGGTAACCATGAGATGGAATGGCAAGTTTGGGTTAACGAAGCTGGTAAAACGTTAAATAATCCAAAACTAATAGATAATCCAACTCCGCTAGCAGGTTCACCATCACATGAAATTGTGGCTAATTCTGTTAATGTTTATCAATATGAAGTTGGTTTAAATGGTGTGAAAAATCAAACAGGCAATGGAACTCAGGTTATTGAAAATGGTGACTGGGGAAATATTGAAAGTAAGTTAACTGGTAAATACGCATATAAAATTACGTATAAAACGGCAGTATCATTAGATTCTGATAAGCGTGATGGTGAAGTTAAATTCAATAACACAGTTACATTTACTAATAATGGGCAAAGTGAAACTTCTAAACAAGCTACTCATACAATTACGTATGGTAAAGCGCTAGAAAAAAAGTTAGTCAGCAATACAAACTATAAAACAGAGTGGCGTATTGATTACAACCATAACCTGTTAAATATCGGTAAAGATAATGCAAAGATAACTGATACAATTACAGGCCCTCACGAAATTGACACATCAAGCATCAAAGTATATAAAATGAATGATGCAACTGGAAATGTAGTTAATGAAGTGTCGCAAGGTGAAGAGGTTAAAACAGGCTTTACTATTGATGGAGATGCTAAAACCTTCACACTAACATTTGATAGTGCTATTTTAGATGCATATACAATTGTTTATGATGCGAATTACAATAAACAAGATTTCTATGAAACAGAAGATGGTCCATTTAAGAACAGCGTGACAAGCGGTTCAGGTAAAACGAATAATAAGTCGTATGAACTAACTGAGAATTTACTAGAAAAATCACATAAAGTTGACTTTGATAAAAAAGTCATTACATGGACGATTGAGATTAAATCTGACAATCCTAAAAAACCGATTAACAACCTAACATTAACTGATACATTTACAGCAGATGATGCAGATGGTAAACATGAGTTAATAGCTAATTCTGTAAAGCTTAACGGTACAGATGCAAATTATACCCTTATTGAAAAAGGCTTTACAATCACAGATATTAACGTGCCTTCAGGTGAAACAGCAACTATAACTTATCAAACAAGCTTCGCAATTGATGATAATGGTGTAGTACAGAATCAAGGTTATGGTAATAAAGCTACTACAAAGTGGACAAGTGGTAAAGAAACATACGAAAAAACTGATACAGATAAGTATGTTCCGGATACAACTACAGTTAACAACGGTAGTAAATCAGGTAAGTTCGATTACGTAACACAGGAATTTACATGGGATGTAAAAGTTAATATTAATAAAAAAGATATTAATGGGGCCGTATTAGTTGATACAGTTGGAGATGGACATAAGTATGTACGAGGAACAATTGAAGTACTACCTTTAACTAATTTAGGTGGTAGTGATACAGGTGGGACAATTGGAACAAAACCGATTTCTTCAGATTATTATGATGTTAGTGACGAATCTGATAAAGGCTTTACCCTAACATTCAAGTCTTTATCAGAAGAAATAAACAACAAAGCATACGTTGTTCGTTATAAAACAATGGATGATGATAAAATTCTTGGTATCGGTTCAGATAATAAAAAAGAAGAAGGAAATGTTTATACGAATGGTGCCACATTTAAAACAAATGGTACTCAAGAGTTTACACTTGATTCAACTCCAGTAATAATTGATGGAGATGTTGCGAATAATTTAATTACGAAAAATACACCAACTCAAGATGCGGCTAAAGAATTAATTACTTGGACGTTAGATGTAAATAAATCTCATTCTGATTTAGGTAAAGAAGTAACATTAACAGACCTACCAGGTGACAACTTAATGTTATTAGAGAATAACATTAAAATAGCACCATATACGGTAACTCCAACAGGTATTACGAATGGGGCTTGGCAAACACCTGAGCAATTAGGATTGACTGTAACGTTTGATACAGTAGGTGGCTTTAGCATAGTATTCCCTGACCTAATTAATAAGGGCTATCAAGTACAGTATGAAACAGTAGGCTTTGGTAAGTTTAAGGATTCTTTGATAAACACAGCAACATTGAATTATACTGGTCAAACAATGGCTAACCAACAAACTGAAGACAAGTTTAATGGTAACTTTAACTTTAGTAGCTCAGAATCTAGCTTTACTTCAACACGAGGTAGCGCAAAATTCACAAAAGTTGGTATTGATTCAGCTACAGGTCAATTCAAAGAAAATTTAGCTGATGTTACATTCCAACTTATTAAAAAGACAGCAACGAATGAATATATCATTAAAACGGCTACGACAAATGAGAATGGTGAATTTACATTTGATAATGTAGCGTACAACGATTATTTCATTCGTGAAGTAGCAGCACCAATTGGCTACGATAAAATGGGAGATTATCCATTTAAGTTAGATGAAGATACTACACTAGATCGTAATCCAGATTTAGTAATGCAACTTGTAAATACAACACCAATAGTAGGTAGTGCGTGTACACAATTTGAAATTACTATCAATGATATTGATGGTAAGTCAATTACATCAGGCACAGTTACATTAATAGATAAAAATGGTTTAGAAACAGCACCATATACAGTAACAAATGGCAAAGTTACATTACCTAATAATTTCACAGCTGGTGAGTATACAGTAATTCATTCAGTTGAAGGTGATCTAGGTAGCGTTACAGTGAAATACGATGGTAAATGTAAAGATGTAATTCAACCAGCACCTAAGTGCGAAAACTTCACAATCGTGGTTGAAGATGAAGAAGGAAATATCCGTACAAATATTAAAGAGTTAACGTTAAAATCAGATACAACAGAAGTAAAGATATCATCTGATGCGTCAGGTAAGTTTATTTTTGAATCTAACAAAAATAATCCTGAAAATGGCGTAAAACCAGGTGAGTATACGGTGTACGAAGGTAACCAGTTCTTGGGTACAGTAACTTTAACGTACAAAGAAAAATGTGGGCATGAATTTATCGTTAAACAATTACCAAGATGCGAAAAGTTTGAATTAACTGTGAAAGATGTGGATGGTAATAAAATTACTGATGACACTACAATAATTGTTGTTAAAGATATTGAAGAGAAGGAAATCATTAACACAACAACTAAGACAGGCGTTATTGAATTAACTGATTTAGAACCAGGTACTTATACAGTTGAAGTGGATGGTGAAAAAATTGGTACCTTCCAAACCAATATCGAATGTGAAAAATCAGTTCAACCAGCACCAAAATGTGACCTATTCACAGTAACAGTGAAGGATGAAAATGGCAATCCACGTCCTAATGTAAGCAACATCACAATCAAAGATAAAACAGGAGCAACTATTGCTACAAACAAAACAACAAATGAATTAGGTCAAATTACTATTCCATCTGAAAATATTCCTTCAGGTGTGTACGATGTATATCAAGGAGACCTATTTATTGGTCAAATTACAGTTAAATATTCAGTTAATTGTGAAGCAGAAATATCAGCAGCACCTGCTTGTCCTACATTTACATTAACAGTACTAACTAAATTTGGAACGCCTAATGCGAATGCAAAGATAACAATAAAAGATGCTAAAGGTAATATTGTTAAAGGTGCAGACGACAATGGAGTTCTCACAACTAGTATTGCAGGAACGGTTGTATTACCAGATAAAGCTATTAAACAAGGTACGTACTATGTATATGAAGGAAATAGTTTAATTGGCTCATTTACTGTAAAAGATACATGCTCTGCAACAGTTAAACCTTCATCAACAGGTGGAGGCGGAGATGGCGGTGGCTGGACGCCTGATCCAGAAAAACCAGTTGTTCCAGAAAAACCAACACCAGATCCGGAGAAACCAGTTGATCCAAACAAACCAAATCCAGATCCGGAGAAACCGGTTGATCCAAACAAACCAAATCCAGATCCGGAGAAACCAGTTGATCCAGAAAAACCAACACCAGAACCAGAAAAACCGGTTGGTCCAGGAAAGCCAGTTGATCCAGAAAAGCCAGGTAACTCAACAACAGATCCAAAAAATCCAACAAATCCTGGAAAACCATCTGTACAAGAAGTCATTGATCAAGGGACAAACTTACCGCCATATAATTCTTCTACAACAAATACGAACACATTAGATGCGTATAAGGATTTCCTCAATAAGTACAACAGCTTATCAAAAGAGGAACAGGCAGAAGTAGCAAAATCTCTTGATATTGACAAAATCAAAGCAGACGCTGAAAAATTGGAAGCTCAATTAAAGGCGAAAGGCAAACTACCACAAACAGATGGAGCAAATCAAACAGCTCTTACACTAATTGGTGTAGCGCTCGTTCTAGGTGCGTTATTCTTATTGCGTCGTCGCAATACGGAAGTGAAATAA
- a CDS encoding class A sortase, protein MKKFKLTLLICMLIIGLLLIFINPIQNALIAHLSNLLNTTDYSAEDIKKNNNADADFEFEAVQSLSIAEVLKAQTTANKMPVIGNIVVPSVDMKLPIVKGVGNASLAVGAGTMKPNQKLGQGNYALAGHYFEKTDILFSPLYKASIGDTIYLTDLTNIYEYKITTKEIISATDVYVIDDIPDKTVLTLVTCADKGTKRLGIQADFVEQYPFEEAPAKLSEAF, encoded by the coding sequence ATGAAAAAATTTAAACTGACACTACTCATTTGTATGCTCATCATTGGCCTCTTACTTATTTTTATTAATCCCATTCAAAATGCACTTATCGCCCATTTGAGTAACCTATTAAATACAACTGATTACAGCGCAGAAGATATTAAAAAGAACAACAATGCGGATGCCGACTTCGAATTTGAAGCAGTGCAATCCCTATCCATTGCGGAAGTTTTAAAAGCTCAAACAACGGCAAATAAAATGCCTGTCATTGGTAATATCGTTGTTCCTAGTGTTGATATGAAACTTCCCATCGTTAAAGGAGTCGGAAACGCCTCCCTTGCCGTTGGAGCAGGCACCATGAAGCCTAATCAAAAGCTTGGACAAGGAAACTACGCATTAGCAGGACATTACTTTGAGAAAACAGATATTTTATTTAGCCCCTTATACAAGGCGAGCATAGGAGATACGATTTATTTAACAGATTTAACGAATATTTATGAGTACAAAATAACGACTAAGGAAATCATCTCTGCAACAGATGTTTATGTTATCGATGATATCCCTGATAAAACTGTTTTAACCCTCGTTACATGCGCTGATAAGGGTACAAAGAGACTTGGTATTCAAGCTGATTTTGTCGAGCAATATCCATTTGAAGAAGCACCTGCAAAGCTATCAGAAGCTTTTTAG
- a CDS encoding 2-hydroxymuconate tautomerase yields the protein MPYVTVKMLEGRTDEQKRALVKEVTEAVSRTVDAPPENVTVFIEEMPKSHIGVAGVRFSDK from the coding sequence ATGCCATACGTAACAGTGAAAATGCTTGAAGGTCGTACAGACGAACAAAAACGTGCTCTAGTCAAAGAAGTAACAGAAGCCGTTTCTCGTACTGTAGACGCGCCACCAGAAAACGTAACAGTTTTCATCGAAGAAATGCCAAAAAGCCATATTGGAGTTGCAGGCGTACGCTTCAGCGATAAATAA
- a CDS encoding YwhD family protein, with amino-acid sequence MSNEEKPKQKMGFTIIKNDPTDGHKGFGIGSLSLENVSPVIIDIEEGTASVEIGAMHARSDVERGIKFTKDRADSEGGKPYWLVWVTIDHKEDGPYYAGVTACEMVVNREKRRGYKILADHVNKMDKSMKRHIIVEHMDAPSKKVLASFLEELNPELWVRSEDQLRQDLFV; translated from the coding sequence ATGTCAAATGAAGAAAAACCAAAACAAAAAATGGGCTTTACTATTATCAAAAATGACCCAACAGACGGACATAAGGGATTTGGTATCGGTTCGCTTTCACTTGAAAACGTATCGCCAGTCATTATCGATATAGAAGAGGGGACGGCATCAGTTGAGATCGGTGCAATGCATGCTCGCAGTGATGTGGAACGAGGTATTAAATTTACGAAAGATCGTGCTGATTCAGAGGGTGGAAAACCGTATTGGCTAGTATGGGTAACAATAGACCATAAAGAGGATGGACCTTACTATGCGGGTGTTACTGCGTGTGAAATGGTAGTCAATCGGGAAAAACGTCGTGGCTATAAAATTTTAGCTGATCATGTGAATAAAATGGATAAATCTATGAAGCGTCATATTATTGTAGAGCATATGGATGCACCATCCAAAAAAGTGTTAGCTTCTTTCTTAGAGGAGCTCAATCCGGAACTTTGGGTACGTAGTGAGGATCAATTACGTCAAGACTTATTTGTATAA
- a CDS encoding transglycosylase domain-containing protein yields MKRKSYQRKQKRSKRTRKALTLFVAFTSAIVVAFIALRVYVQVAGAPPLTVPKASIFLDENENQIGDHFTNERRYWVSLDEMSPYLKQAVVAVEDKDFYKHGGLDFSRIAGALLVDLKAGSKVQGASTITQQYARNLYLSHEKSWTRKLNEALYAYRLEVFYDKDEILEGYLNTVYYGHGMYGVEAASRFYYGKSAKDLTLAEAAMLTGVPKGPSIYSPIVNIDKATNRQHVILKLMTDQGAITQDEKTRAESEQLVLKNDSWVATKSVAPFFLDVAWQEASEILKSKNLDISEGGWTIQTTLNLGHQKAAEEAVTKNMPGNDLQAAFVSMESKTGAVTALVGGRDYATSSFNRVTQAKRQPGSTIKPILYAAALENGYTPLTFLEVGETTFTYDKGRATYSPKNVNGEFANHDMSMAQAIAISDNIYAVKTLEEIGFKPFHEMANRFNVNIGTKDNLSIALGTAETTLYEMTNAYNILASQGQKTLPTTIVSIKNANGDVIYENKEVSNEAEPVLSKENTYILTEMMTGIFDPVFSDYSPATGISIRSRMTHTYAAKSGSTNSDQWLIGFTPSLTAGVWNGYDQGKNLTAKEDTAATKQIWIDFMEAVNKGTKNEDFAKPKDVKGVVIDIESGKLATDACPKQRLVYLDAKDVPTEKCANFDILDSNTWGEFWNMLPFSIFKK; encoded by the coding sequence ATGAAGAGAAAAAGCTATCAACGTAAGCAAAAACGTTCAAAGCGTACACGTAAAGCACTTACCCTTTTTGTCGCCTTTACATCCGCAATTGTAGTAGCATTTATAGCTTTACGCGTCTATGTTCAAGTGGCTGGTGCCCCGCCTTTAACCGTACCTAAAGCCTCTATTTTCTTAGATGAAAATGAGAACCAAATTGGGGATCACTTTACGAATGAACGACGTTACTGGGTTAGTCTTGATGAGATGTCTCCCTATTTAAAGCAAGCAGTAGTAGCTGTTGAGGATAAAGATTTTTATAAGCATGGCGGTTTAGATTTTTCTCGTATCGCTGGTGCATTATTAGTTGATCTTAAGGCTGGAAGTAAGGTTCAAGGAGCTAGTACAATTACACAACAATATGCTCGGAATCTATATCTTTCACATGAGAAATCGTGGACACGAAAATTAAATGAAGCACTGTATGCTTATAGATTAGAAGTTTTTTATGATAAGGATGAAATACTGGAAGGTTACTTAAATACTGTTTACTACGGCCATGGTATGTACGGCGTAGAAGCTGCAAGTCGATTTTATTATGGAAAATCTGCAAAAGATTTAACACTTGCGGAAGCAGCAATGTTAACTGGGGTTCCAAAAGGGCCAAGTATTTACTCCCCTATTGTCAATATAGATAAGGCAACTAATCGCCAACACGTTATTTTAAAACTGATGACCGATCAAGGTGCTATTACGCAAGATGAAAAAACACGTGCAGAAAGTGAACAGCTTGTCTTAAAGAATGATAGCTGGGTAGCAACAAAATCTGTAGCGCCATTTTTCCTTGACGTAGCATGGCAAGAGGCTAGTGAAATTTTGAAATCAAAAAATCTCGACATTAGTGAAGGTGGCTGGACCATCCAAACAACTCTTAATCTAGGACACCAAAAAGCAGCAGAAGAAGCGGTAACTAAAAATATGCCTGGTAATGATCTCCAAGCTGCATTCGTTAGTATGGAATCAAAAACAGGTGCCGTTACAGCACTAGTCGGAGGTCGTGACTATGCTACAAGCTCATTTAACAGAGTTACACAAGCAAAACGTCAGCCAGGGTCAACCATTAAACCTATTTTATATGCAGCAGCTTTAGAGAATGGTTATACACCATTAACTTTTTTAGAGGTAGGTGAAACAACTTTCACTTATGATAAAGGACGTGCCACATATTCACCTAAAAATGTTAACGGTGAATTTGCAAACCATGATATGTCTATGGCACAGGCTATTGCTATTTCTGATAATATTTACGCAGTTAAAACTTTAGAGGAGATTGGATTTAAACCATTTCACGAGATGGCTAATCGCTTCAACGTGAATATCGGTACTAAGGACAACCTATCCATCGCGCTAGGAACGGCGGAAACAACTTTATATGAAATGACGAATGCCTATAATATTTTAGCATCACAGGGTCAAAAAACCCTTCCTACTACTATTGTTTCTATTAAAAATGCTAATGGTGACGTCATCTACGAAAATAAAGAAGTTAGTAACGAAGCTGAGCCAGTTCTCTCAAAGGAAAATACGTATATCTTAACAGAAATGATGACAGGTATTTTCGATCCTGTATTTAGCGATTATTCTCCAGCTACAGGGATTAGCATTCGTTCTCGTATGACGCATACGTATGCAGCCAAATCTGGCTCTACAAATAGCGATCAGTGGTTAATTGGATTTACACCTAGCTTAACCGCTGGCGTATGGAACGGCTATGACCAAGGAAAAAATCTAACGGCAAAAGAAGATACTGCAGCTACAAAGCAAATATGGATCGATTTTATGGAGGCCGTCAATAAAGGAACAAAGAACGAGGATTTTGCTAAGCCTAAAGACGTTAAGGGTGTAGTCATCGATATTGAATCAGGTAAGTTGGCGACAGATGCCTGCCCTAAACAACGTCTCGTGTATTTAGATGCTAAGGATGTACCGACTGAAAAATGCGCAAACTTTGATATTCTCGATAGCAATACGTGGGGAGAATTTTGGAACATGCTCCCATTCTCCATTTTTAAAAAATAA
- the speB gene encoding agmatinase, translated as MRFDEAYSGNVFIKSHPTYEDAQAVIYGMPMDWTVSYRPGSRFGPQRIREVSIGLEEYSPYLDRELEEVKYFDAGDIPLPFGNAQRSLDEIEKFIEKLLADGKIPVGMGGEHLVSWPVMKAVSAKYDDLAIIHFDAHTDLREEYEGEPLSHSTPIRKIAEHIGPKNVYSFGIRSGMKEEFEWAKENGMHISKFEVLEPLKEVLPSLAGRNVYVTIDIDVLDPAHAPGTGTVDCGGITSKELLASIHAIAASGVNVVGFDLVEVAPIYDSSEMTANTASKLLREMILGWIK; from the coding sequence ATGAGATTTGATGAAGCTTATTCAGGAAATGTTTTTATAAAAAGTCATCCTACATATGAGGATGCTCAGGCAGTCATTTATGGTATGCCAATGGACTGGACAGTTAGTTATCGTCCGGGTTCACGTTTTGGTCCGCAACGTATTCGTGAAGTATCGATTGGTCTAGAAGAATACAGCCCATATTTAGACCGTGAGCTAGAAGAAGTGAAATATTTTGATGCGGGAGATATACCTTTACCATTCGGCAACGCACAGCGCTCGTTAGATGAAATTGAAAAATTTATCGAAAAGCTGTTAGCGGATGGCAAGATTCCTGTCGGCATGGGTGGCGAGCATTTAGTATCATGGCCTGTAATGAAGGCTGTCTCAGCAAAATATGATGACCTAGCAATTATCCACTTCGATGCACATACAGACTTACGTGAAGAATATGAAGGGGAGCCACTTTCTCACTCAACGCCTATTCGTAAAATTGCTGAACATATCGGACCGAAAAATGTGTATTCATTTGGTATTCGTTCAGGTATGAAGGAAGAATTCGAATGGGCAAAGGAAAATGGCATGCACATTTCAAAATTTGAAGTGCTAGAGCCATTAAAAGAAGTATTACCGTCTTTAGCAGGACGTAATGTTTACGTGACGATTGATATTGATGTACTTGACCCAGCACATGCACCAGGCACGGGTACGGTAGATTGCGGAGGCATTACATCAAAAGAATTACTAGCGTCAATCCATGCGATCGCAGCAAGTGGTGTCAATGTAGTGGGCTTTGACCTAGTTGAGGTAGCACCAATCTACGACTCATCAGAAATGACAGCGAATACAGCTTCAAAACTATTAAGAGAAATGATATTGGGCTGGATAAAATAA
- a CDS encoding 3-ketoacyl-ACP reductase, with protein MQVIAGKVALITGAGRGIGRATAVAFAQEGIHVGLVGRTLENLQQVAEELKQYDVKVAIAAANVADLDSITTAVESIRGELGSIDILVNNAGISKFGGFMDLTPEEWTNIIDVNVKGVYYTTRAVLPEMIERNTGDIINISSTAGQKGAPITSAYSASKAAVIGLSESLMLEVRKKNIRVTTLTPSTVATDMAVELNLTDGNPEKVMQAEDLADLMVAQLKLHPRVVLKHAGLWSTNP; from the coding sequence ATGCAAGTAATCGCAGGTAAAGTGGCGTTAATTACAGGAGCAGGACGTGGAATTGGACGCGCAACAGCAGTAGCTTTTGCGCAAGAAGGTATTCACGTAGGTCTTGTTGGACGTACGCTTGAAAATTTACAACAAGTAGCAGAGGAACTTAAACAGTATGATGTGAAGGTAGCCATTGCTGCGGCAAATGTAGCGGATTTAGACTCTATTACTACAGCCGTTGAATCTATTCGCGGCGAGCTTGGCTCGATCGATATTTTAGTAAACAATGCTGGTATTTCAAAATTCGGTGGCTTCATGGACTTAACGCCTGAAGAATGGACAAATATTATCGATGTCAACGTAAAAGGTGTGTATTACACAACACGCGCTGTATTACCGGAGATGATCGAGCGCAATACAGGCGACATCATTAATATCTCCTCAACAGCTGGTCAAAAAGGTGCACCAATTACAAGCGCATACTCGGCTTCAAAAGCTGCTGTTATCGGACTAAGTGAATCATTAATGCTTGAAGTGCGTAAGAAAAACATTCGCGTTACAACATTAACGCCAAGTACAGTTGCTACAGATATGGCTGTTGAACTAAACTTAACAGACGGCAATCCAGAAAAAGTGATGCAAGCAGAAGATTTAGCAGATTTAATGGTTGCACAGTTAAAACTTCATCCACGTGTTGTCTTAAAACATGCTGGACTTTGGTCGACGAACCCTTAA
- a CDS encoding winged helix-turn-helix transcriptional regulator, with translation MSDKLREEIKERIVNNDYHCEKELTLSIISGKWKVVILWHLGVEGPHRFSELQRLFPKISHKILSNQLRELMEDGIVHREVFPEVPPKVEYSMTELGMTLLPIVEMMYEWGKKRINQIKQESNNEVI, from the coding sequence ATGTCGGATAAATTAAGAGAAGAGATAAAAGAGAGAATAGTAAATAATGATTATCATTGTGAAAAAGAACTTACCTTATCGATTATTAGTGGGAAATGGAAAGTTGTTATTTTGTGGCATTTAGGTGTAGAAGGGCCGCATCGCTTCAGTGAGCTTCAAAGACTTTTTCCGAAAATATCTCATAAAATATTATCAAACCAATTACGTGAACTGATGGAAGATGGAATTGTTCATCGAGAAGTGTTTCCAGAAGTTCCTCCGAAAGTCGAATATTCAATGACTGAACTAGGGATGACGTTGTTACCAATCGTGGAGATGATGTATGAATGGGGAAAAAAGAGAATCAATCAAATTAAACAAGAAAGCAATAACGAGGTCATTTAG